A part of Candidatus Binatia bacterium genomic DNA contains:
- the rpsH gene encoding 30S ribosomal protein S8 codes for MLTDPIADMLTRIRNANKALQDKAVMPTSRMKVEIARLLKEEGYIRDYHVEKGES; via the coding sequence ATGTTGACCGATCCGATCGCCGACATGCTCACCCGCATCCGGAACGCGAACAAGGCGCTCCAGGACAAGGCAGTCATGCCGACGTCGCGCATGAAGGTGGAGATCGCCCGCCTCCTGAAGGAGGAGGGCTACATCCGGGACTATCACGTCGAGAAGGGCGAATC